From the genome of Solea senegalensis isolate Sse05_10M linkage group LG21, IFAPA_SoseM_1, whole genome shotgun sequence:
ttttgtttttagattgTGATAGATtgagactttttattttacaagaaTGACTATACTCTTCCACAGTGTGAGCCATGTTGGACATGTATGTACTTGTAGAGCTTGATTACATTTTGAAACTGGGATATAAATAGACATAGCGTtacactgtgctgtgtgtggggaaacaacaacaaaaggcttattctaaggctatgaaaaacaaatgtttttattattattatagattaTAAACTCAATTCACATTCAATGTTGGACAATAAAGCGCCCCCTtatgtggaggagaaagcgATGAGTGGACCTGTAATGAAGATATTTTGTTGTCGACTTCCttccgtacacacacacaagctatctatctatctatctatctatctatctatctatctatctatctatctatctatccatccatcttcagGGAAACAGTTGTACCAGTGGTGTAAAAATGACAGCTTTTATTTACAGAACCCACATTCAGTACTGCACATTTCACACCAGCAGGAGGCAGCATGGAGCTGAATATGCCCAAGACAAGCTGGGTGATTTACCCAGGGTTAGTTTGCTAGTCTCttaaacacagtcacagtgatagacagacaaaaacactggaGTAAGCACATTTTCTATAGAGTACAAAGTAACATTATAAAACTTACAAGTGCTTTAACGTTAGCTTTTCAATACATTTGTATAGGGTGGAAAAAGCAAAAAGTAGTTTCCTTccattatattgtatattatagcTATTATTTCTATAGGCTGAGGATATAAAACTCAATATATAGTGCAAATATAAAAGCATTTCATAGTATCACAGTTTAATCTCAATGAAAGAGAAACTCTGCAGATTAGCTCTGTGCTATAACTTCTTCTCTTTGAACTtcacaacaaagagacaaatgtcGACTTCATGTCAGAGTCAGTTCAGTCACACAGTTTGGAAGTGTTGCATTTTGGACCTTCTGTGCAGAACGTACATGTTTCCGTGTGACATTGTGGTCTTTAAGTTACGTATACTTTGGTGGTGGCGTGTAACATTTatgctgctttcagacatgctcTGAAGTCCAGATGTTCTCCAGACTCCaggtgtgaaaaaaagaaagaaaaagtcttGAAAGGAAGCAGCAGAACACTTATGTGGCGTAATGTGATTTTACAGAGGaatttgaactttgaatgaTCTTATTCTTAGTACAAATTTAGGTTCAAGAAAAGCATTACCAAATGTATGTTCATAATATAGGCATAATATAGAACCTTTACATTGTGATTTGTTCATGGCATTGTTTTAAATTGCAATCTTGATTGTATAACGCTTAATACTTCAGCCTAGTTGGTGCTAGTGAGGTTAACTAAAGCCTCTTTGGTTGCCCTAACCAGGTGGCTTTTGTGCTTAAACACGACCACATTCATTGCCATTCATTCACTGTCATCACCCTCTTTGCCTCAGAACACTATATGTGCCAAGGGGTAAAAACCACTGTCGTGTTGAAATGCACGTCTTTAGATGTGGACATCATTTTGGTGACCTCATGTTTAAGTGTGGTTTACAAAAACCTACAAAGGCGACACATGACCCGCGAGACTGTGTTGCTGAGTCACATCTGCTCAAACCAGCAGTTTCTTCAACGAGTCCATGTTGGTAACTTGAGTGTGTACTTTGGAGCTGTCTGTACGACTGGATTTTAAAATTGCTCTGCTGCTGGATCGGCGGGAGTCAGATGACGAATGCCGCATGCTGCTGCCCCCTGAAGTCTTCTGACACCTCAGCGTGCTGGACAGCTGTTTCTGGCACTGGGACGATCCAAAGTAGTAGACCAGAGGATCCAGGAGGCAGTTTAGACTTCCCAAACACATAAACACCAGATAGGCTGCATAAGAGCCGTCTGGCGTATCTTGGATCTTCGTAACACCTTTGTAAAACTGCAGGTAGTGCGCTAGCAGCAGACAGTTGGTGGGCAggaaacacagcacaaaaaTCACCAGCACGGTTAACGCCATCACCACTGCTCGCGTTCTTCGGCGCGAACGCCCCAGAACACCGTTGGAGACCCTGCTCAGCGACCAGACCACGCGAGCGTAGGACACGACGGTGACGAGCAGGGGCAGGAAGAAGAAGGCGCAGCACAGGGTGATGAAGTAGATCCTGTAGTGCCAGATAATCTTATGCGCCGACTGGACGTCGTGACAAGTGGTGATGTTCAACTGACTGAGGTGAACAGTCTGTTCGGTGAGGACTAGCGGCACAGTGCCAGCAAACGACAATATCCACATGGTAACGCAGGCCACGATGGCATTCCGAGGCCTCCTCCAAGACAGGGAGTCGATGGGGTAGACCACAGCCAGGAGCCGGTCCACACTGATGCAGGTTATGAGCAGAACTGAGCAGTACATGTTCCAGTAGAAGGCTGCAGTGACAACGCGGCACATGGCTGCGCCGAACATCCAGTTGTTGCCGCTGAAGTGGTAGGTGATCTTGAAGGGCAGCAGCACAGCAAAGAGCAGGTCAGCACAGGCCAGATTCAGCATGTAGATCGCTGCCGGCTTCTTAGGCTTGATCCTCAGAGCAAAGGCCACTATCGCGAGCATGTTGATCGGTACGCTAACAAGGCAGACCAGCGTGTAGAAGGACGGTATGAGGATGGTGGACACCGGGCCTGTGAGAAACAGCAACGCTTCCTCTGAGATTTGCaccctgttgctgctgctggtcacGTTCCTCAGTTGACCTAATTTAACGAGGTTAGACGTGGGGAACTCATCGTCCGTATATTCTATAGACTCGTCCGGCTCTGGCATTCCAACAAAGACAAAGGTCCGCCCGCGCGCTGTtcctggagagagaaaaagtaacaaaaactgtttaaaaagtCAGAGAATCCATGATGTAAGAAAGATGATTCACTCAGAACATGAAAGCATATTTTAGAGCTGAGATTACGATCAGATATTCTGCTATTTTGGTCATTACAGGAACATTTGAATAGTACCTTTCAACAGCGAGGCACTTCAACGTGCTTTACAGAAAACAATACAAAGACAAGAagcattcagaaaaaaaagagtctaataaagtataatttaataaaaggccatggttaaaaaaaggaaatctatGTATCTGTAAAATAGTTGTcctctttaaaaacactttttttaacctttagcATTTTGgaaatttgaaaaatgaataaGTCGTgaattcttttgtttgttttgatgattttaaaaatcactttttcccCAGAATCCTGTTATTTCTGCGAGATGATTGAACAGAAAAACATAGAAGTCACCAATTCTTTTTGTTGGAGTTTGAAAAGGCATTTTTCACGTTATTTTGTGCTGTATCCTGGTTTGAGAAGcttgattatttttaatttgcttACGGCACTGACTCAGTCAGACTGACGGATTGGCAGGTGATGTGCAATGATTTTGGAAATACATAATCATGCGTTGTTGTCTCCAGAAATGTAGCATTCAATAGTGGACGATACAGCGAGCAGAATGAAGTTGCAGTGATCTATGCTATTGAATCACAGTGATACAAATTTAATCCAATCGTGTCAAAAAGCATCATCCCTGTAGTGAATCTGCATCTCTTGTGGTATGAAGGTGATCGACAAGAAGTTCACTGACACCTGACACCTCATGTCCTGCAGACTGTGTCATTCCTCAGTTCAGGGGTCAGGGGTTTAAACTCCCACCTCTGCTGGTCTACGTGCAGATGTGTTTCTGTGCAAAACACTTAACCACTATGTGAAAGggtgtgtgatagaaaaatgaagacagaaagacagttTTGTGTGGTCACCAagactgtatattatattattcatttctatttccttagacctaaacaaagaaaaaacagctaATGTTTTCAGCTCTATTAAACCATTGATGCCATGGTTGACTACACATTGTTGGATGTTTcttaaatggctttttaaatgtaagtTTTCTTACCGTTCTGGGCTGAAGCAGCACATGTGCACACCACAAGTATCAGCAAAGCCTTTGGAAACATGGTGCCGTGTTAAAACCAGGAATAAAAAAGACTCAAATATGATATTAAATGTTGTTAATCCACGCGTCTCTTATCTGTCCCGcactctctctgctccctctgtctctctctctgtctccctctgtgcGTCTTGTTTCCGCTTAAGGTCCACTtggtctgaaaaaaacaaaaaaacaaaaccagggTACCAACcaatcatcagcagcagagtCCAGGCTCAGAGAGAGACATTCCTGTCCACTGAGGTCACCTTTCCCGTCACACAGCCTCCGCCACAGCAGCACCCCAGTGGCTCATAAGTATGAAAATTggacagttcagtttggtgtcTGGTTTCTCTTCATAGGTTATCGCACATTTAGGAGGGTATAGTGGCGGAAATTGAACATTATACtcatatgtatgtttttaaaaagtgtatctctttcatttaaaaaagttgGGTTTGGTTTTCGTGGTAAAAACCTTTTATATATAATAGGACTGTCATTTTGGAAGTGGAAGCTTATCATGCAAATGAAGAATGGAGGAATTCCCGCTTTGTTATAATTTGTCTATGgaattacatttgtgtcaatattttcaaataacactttctaagaagcaaataaaatatcgatttaaacattcaaacataTTGACTTTTactgtttgaaaatacactacatttatacatatatatatatatatatatatatatgtatatctatatatatatatatatatatatatatatatatatatatatatatatatatatatatacatatatacagcccaaatggacaaatcAGCGTGTGCTTTTCTCACTTTGAAGCAgagttttaataataaaatggaaAGGGGAGCAGAGAAGTCCACCATTTcctacaatctgcagtctcgtCATTAGATGTAACTACTGGACCAATGTTCTCGCAGCAGTTGTTTTAGAAATGTACTTCCTTCCTTTAGTGCCATTCCGAATAAGATCATGATAAGATATACATTTTGTTCACACAAAGTCAGAATCAACAGG
Proteins encoded in this window:
- the LOC122787083 gene encoding proteinase-activated receptor 1-like, with amino-acid sequence MFPKALLILVVCTCAASAQNGTARGRTFVFVGMPEPDESIEYTDDEFPTSNLVKLGQLRNVTSSSNRVQISEEALLFLTGPVSTILIPSFYTLVCLVSVPINMLAIVAFALRIKPKKPAAIYMLNLACADLLFAVLLPFKITYHFSGNNWMFGAAMCRVVTAAFYWNMYCSVLLITCISVDRLLAVVYPIDSLSWRRPRNAIVACVTMWILSFAGTVPLVLTEQTVHLSQLNITTCHDVQSAHKIIWHYRIYFITLCCAFFFLPLLVTVVSYARVVWSLSRVSNGVLGRSRRRTRAVVMALTVLVIFVLCFLPTNCLLLAHYLQFYKGVTKIQDTPDGSYAAYLVFMCLGSLNCLLDPLVYYFGSSQCQKQLSSTLRCQKTSGGSSMRHSSSDSRRSSSRAILKSSRTDSSKVHTQVTNMDSLKKLLV